A window of the candidate division KSB1 bacterium genome harbors these coding sequences:
- a CDS encoding oligosaccharide flippase family protein: protein MRLRGLARETVIYAIGNAGLRAGAFLLIPLYTHTLPMQEYGLLATLLLTMQVLGIVMGLGVRTAFMRFCAEFAEKGQLGRLLGSAYALVAAGGIAVTAVAMTLLKPLFAAVLHTVQPGPFVLLVCMAALAQTLWMLTVSYFRARNMGGAFVALNGVVFLLLASSTVLFLLQLHVGLKGVLWAYVVSYGLMWVMVSMAIARVTGLTTDRATMRRLVRFGFPLIFAMSGDLALDSSALYAMSVFSGLEEVAVYSLGFKIAQIAVITLILPFQLAYEPAVYGVLDSPALRWFIGEALIHLFLAFGFVAMGIVFVFRDLIHAVAPAEYGAAFGVAFALLPGVACIGAQYVGESLLLLRGKTRVSAAVVSGVSLVSIGLNVWLIRLWGMHAAVLVYNVAHIAIGLLLVVVGMRYVPIQLHGRRLAGTVALFLGGTTLVWAASRLPGGLFYPLAALAILAALYCARELGIVDLRLWQKKELAEHAA from the coding sequence ATGAGACTGCGCGGCTTAGCAAGAGAGACTGTCATCTACGCCATTGGCAACGCCGGGCTGCGAGCAGGGGCCTTTTTGCTCATCCCGCTTTACACGCACACGTTGCCGATGCAGGAGTACGGCCTGTTGGCCACCCTTTTGCTGACGATGCAGGTGTTGGGCATCGTCATGGGGCTGGGCGTGCGTACTGCCTTCATGCGCTTTTGCGCCGAATTTGCCGAGAAGGGGCAGCTGGGCCGATTGCTCGGCAGTGCCTATGCGCTCGTGGCGGCCGGTGGGATTGCCGTCACCGCAGTGGCCATGACTCTGCTCAAGCCGCTGTTCGCCGCCGTACTGCACACGGTCCAGCCAGGCCCCTTCGTCCTGCTCGTGTGCATGGCGGCTCTGGCCCAGACACTGTGGATGCTCACGGTTTCCTATTTTCGCGCGAGAAACATGGGCGGTGCCTTCGTGGCCTTGAACGGTGTTGTCTTCCTGCTGCTTGCGTCGAGCACCGTGCTCTTCCTTCTGCAACTGCATGTGGGGCTCAAAGGGGTGTTGTGGGCCTACGTGGTGAGCTACGGCCTCATGTGGGTTATGGTGAGCATGGCCATTGCGAGGGTCACAGGCTTGACAACGGATCGGGCCACTATGCGGCGCCTAGTGCGCTTCGGATTTCCACTCATCTTTGCCATGTCAGGAGATCTGGCGCTGGATAGTTCCGCCCTCTATGCCATGAGCGTCTTTTCTGGCCTGGAGGAAGTGGCAGTGTACTCGCTTGGCTTCAAGATTGCGCAGATTGCCGTGATCACGCTCATTCTGCCGTTTCAGCTCGCCTATGAGCCTGCAGTGTACGGCGTCCTGGATTCGCCGGCACTGCGGTGGTTCATCGGCGAGGCGCTCATTCACTTGTTCTTGGCATTTGGCTTTGTTGCCATGGGGATCGTTTTTGTGTTCAGGGACTTGATCCACGCAGTTGCTCCTGCGGAGTACGGTGCAGCCTTCGGCGTGGCGTTTGCCCTTCTCCCAGGGGTGGCCTGCATCGGCGCGCAGTATGTTGGCGAGTCGTTGCTGCTTTTGCGGGGCAAGACCCGAGTATCGGCAGCAGTCGTGAGCGGCGTCTCCCTGGTGAGCATTGGCTTGAATGTGTGGCTCATCCGGCTGTGGGGTATGCACGCGGCAGTGCTGGTTTACAACGTGGCCCACATTGCCATCGGTCTGCTGCTGGTCGTCGTGGGGATGAGGTATGTGCCTATTCAGCTGCACGGGCGGCGCCTCGCCGGGACCGTGGCTCTTTTCCTGGGCGGGACGACACTTGTCTGGGCGGCCAGTCGCCTGCCCGGGGGCCTCTTCTACCCGCTTGCGGCGCTGGCGATTCTTGCGGCGCTCTATTGTGCCAGGGAGTTAGGCATAGTTGACCTGCGCCTCTGGCAGAAAAAGGAGTTGGCCGAACATGCAGCATAG
- a CDS encoding DegT/DnrJ/EryC1/StrS family aminotransferase, with protein sequence MKVPFLDLKAQYQSIGEEVREAVQRVLEQTAFAGGPFVEQFEREFAAFCGCECALGVSSGTSALWLALKALNVGPGDEVITVPNSFIATAEAISFCGATPVFVDVDERTYTMDPALIEQAITEKTKAIIPVHLFGQMADMDPIMEVARAHGLYVVEDACQAHGAEYKGRMAGSIGDAGCFSFYPGKNLGAYGEAGAVATNDRGLAERIRMLRDHGQAKKYYHRMLGWNDRMDGIQAAVLSVKLRYLPEWTKARRAHAAAYQRLLSGNTAVVTPYEAPHGQHVYHVYAILTEQRDALLEHLAMRDISCGIHYPVPIHLQEAYRFLGLGEGSYPVAERCARQFLSLPMYPELTQQQIEYVARAIELFVMKEALKYAVTV encoded by the coding sequence ATGAAGGTACCCTTTCTTGACCTGAAGGCTCAGTATCAATCCATCGGTGAGGAGGTCAGGGAGGCGGTGCAGCGGGTGCTGGAGCAGACTGCCTTTGCGGGCGGTCCGTTTGTGGAGCAGTTCGAAAGAGAGTTTGCCGCATTCTGTGGGTGCGAGTGCGCCTTGGGCGTGAGCAGCGGCACCTCCGCGCTCTGGTTGGCGCTGAAGGCTTTGAACGTGGGACCTGGCGACGAGGTTATCACCGTGCCCAATAGCTTCATCGCCACCGCAGAGGCCATTTCCTTTTGCGGCGCAACCCCCGTGTTTGTCGACGTTGACGAGCGCACCTACACCATGGACCCGGCGCTCATAGAGCAGGCCATCACCGAGAAGACCAAGGCGATCATCCCGGTGCACCTGTTTGGCCAGATGGCCGACATGGACCCGATCATGGAGGTCGCCCGTGCACACGGCCTATACGTGGTGGAAGATGCCTGCCAGGCTCACGGCGCCGAGTACAAGGGGCGCATGGCCGGGTCAATAGGCGATGCAGGATGCTTCAGTTTTTACCCGGGAAAGAACTTGGGTGCCTACGGAGAGGCCGGCGCGGTGGCCACCAACGATCGAGGTCTGGCCGAGCGCATCCGCATGCTTCGTGACCACGGCCAGGCGAAGAAGTACTATCACCGCATGCTCGGCTGGAACGACCGGATGGATGGCATCCAGGCGGCGGTGCTGAGCGTGAAGTTGCGCTACCTGCCGGAGTGGACCAAGGCCCGTCGCGCGCATGCGGCGGCATATCAGCGCCTTCTCTCCGGCAACACCGCGGTTGTCACCCCTTACGAGGCACCTCATGGGCAGCACGTCTACCACGTCTACGCCATCCTGACGGAGCAGCGCGATGCCCTGCTGGAGCATCTTGCCATGCGCGACATCTCTTGCGGCATCCACTATCCGGTGCCGATCCACCTCCAGGAGGCTTACCGCTTCCTCGGCCTCGGCGAGGGGAGCTACCCGGTGGCGGAGCGCTGCGCCCGGCAATTTCTGTCATTGCCCATGTACCCGGAGCTCACGCAGCAGCAGATCGAGTACGTGGCACGGGCGATCGAGCTTTTTGTCATGAAAGAAGCCTTGAAGTACGCTGTCACCGTGTGA
- a CDS encoding sugar transferase, which produces MSRNSYHFALGWMRRAKAGTQAAGFPPPFGPLEPRKGSAGQRHRERGDNPSSAVEGNGWLARAAFAQVLRKERHRSDRTGSPFSLVVFELEESRAGESRAAVENLKHIISSSTRDYDVRVLLDAKRLGVLLPDTPFSHGRLVVDKMLARLRADGRDVQWASCLRAVHVVAYPGSPRRGYAHAKTRLLPPDAAAREAAMKLSAGKGRSRAARESLPLVWEVSHGGAGAVAMSTPLFLDVHLETERVYQIAKRAMDIVGAAVGIVLLAPVMAVVAGAIKLTSKGPVLFKQQRVGYRGRPFTMYKFRTMRVGCDDAVHRDYVKKLIEGRNEEINFGTEEQPLYKLVNDPRITRVGRFLRKTSLDELPQLVNVLLGQMSLVGPRPPLPFEVESYKSWHMRRFMEVKPGITGLWQVYGRSSTTFDEMVRLDLRYAAQRSLLLHLKLIFKTFTAVFAGKGAL; this is translated from the coding sequence GTGTCACGAAACAGCTACCACTTCGCTCTTGGCTGGATGAGGCGTGCGAAGGCCGGCACCCAGGCCGCCGGATTTCCTCCGCCCTTTGGGCCACTCGAACCTCGCAAGGGAAGCGCTGGCCAACGGCATCGGGAGCGTGGGGACAACCCTTCCTCGGCAGTGGAGGGTAACGGCTGGCTCGCACGGGCCGCCTTTGCCCAGGTTCTTCGCAAGGAGCGGCACCGCAGCGACCGCACTGGTTCCCCGTTTTCCTTGGTGGTCTTTGAACTGGAAGAAAGTCGCGCAGGCGAATCCAGAGCGGCGGTGGAGAATTTGAAGCACATCATCAGCTCCTCCACCAGGGACTATGATGTGCGCGTGCTCTTGGATGCCAAGCGCCTCGGGGTTCTGCTGCCCGACACACCCTTTTCCCATGGACGTCTGGTCGTGGACAAGATGCTTGCCCGTCTGCGGGCTGACGGGCGTGATGTTCAGTGGGCTTCGTGCCTGCGAGCCGTGCATGTTGTGGCCTATCCTGGCTCGCCACGCCGCGGGTACGCGCATGCCAAGACCAGACTCCTCCCGCCAGATGCGGCAGCCCGTGAGGCCGCGATGAAGCTCTCCGCGGGCAAGGGGCGGAGCCGTGCGGCGCGAGAGTCGCTTCCCCTGGTTTGGGAGGTGTCCCACGGCGGCGCAGGTGCCGTGGCCATGAGCACCCCACTCTTCTTGGACGTCCATCTCGAGACGGAGCGGGTGTACCAGATCGCCAAGCGGGCGATGGACATTGTGGGCGCCGCTGTGGGAATTGTACTCCTTGCCCCTGTGATGGCGGTGGTCGCCGGGGCCATAAAGCTCACCTCCAAAGGCCCGGTGCTTTTCAAGCAGCAGCGGGTCGGCTACCGAGGGAGGCCGTTCACCATGTACAAGTTCCGGACCATGCGCGTCGGCTGCGACGATGCCGTGCACCGCGACTATGTCAAGAAGCTGATCGAAGGCCGGAACGAGGAGATCAACTTTGGCACCGAGGAGCAGCCCCTCTACAAGCTGGTGAATGACCCAAGAATCACTCGGGTGGGTCGCTTTCTACGAAAGACGAGTCTGGACGAGCTTCCGCAGCTTGTCAACGTCCTGTTGGGACAGATGAGCCTGGTGGGGCCGCGGCCGCCTCTGCCCTTCGAGGTGGAATCTTACAAGAGCTGGCACATGCGCCGCTTCATGGAGGTGAAGCCAGGGATCACCGGACTCTGGCAGGTGTATGGCCGGAGCTCCACGACCTTTGACGAAATGGTGAGGTTGGACTTGCGCTATGCAGCCCAGCGCTCGTTGCTGTTGCACCTGAAACTCATATTCAAGACCTTCACGGCCGTGTTCGCCGGGAAGGGCGCTTTGTGA
- a CDS encoding DUF354 domain-containing protein: MPTGEDGRLGPLIWIDLDNSPHVVLFTPVTHQLEKRGCRVLITARDCFQVCGLAERAGLAYRRLGRHYGRHKSLKVVGLVVRALQLAPVVLRERPVLALSHGSRSQMLLAAALRMPWVVMVDYEHVQLLPWLRATKIIVPEVVPLAPLRKYARAVSTYPGIKEDIYVPFFRPDPRLRAQLGVGDDEVLAAIRPPATEAHYHNAAAEELFDAVIDCLGAQPQVKMVVLVRSLHQEEELRREWPHLIAAGRIILPAKVLDGLNLIWNADLVVSGGGTMNREAAALGVPVYSIFRGRIGAVDRSLAEQGRLVLLASEDEVRSKIRIARREIKPLAPTARSPVLELVVEEVLSVLAEGHNAAPARSAPSAAQPQEQSPAGVERAA; this comes from the coding sequence GTGCCTACGGGAGAGGATGGACGGTTGGGGCCGCTGATCTGGATCGACTTGGACAATTCGCCGCACGTGGTGCTTTTCACGCCGGTCACTCACCAGTTGGAGAAAAGGGGATGCCGGGTGCTGATCACGGCCAGGGACTGTTTTCAAGTATGCGGCCTTGCCGAGCGAGCAGGTCTGGCCTACCGACGCTTGGGGCGGCACTACGGTCGCCACAAGAGCCTGAAGGTTGTTGGCCTGGTGGTGCGGGCGCTGCAGCTGGCCCCGGTCGTGCTCCGCGAAAGGCCTGTTCTGGCCCTGTCGCACGGTTCGCGCTCACAGATGCTTCTGGCCGCAGCCTTGCGCATGCCCTGGGTCGTAATGGTGGACTATGAGCACGTGCAGTTGTTGCCGTGGCTGCGGGCGACGAAGATCATCGTGCCAGAAGTGGTGCCCCTTGCGCCGCTCAGGAAGTATGCGCGAGCGGTGAGCACCTATCCCGGCATCAAGGAGGACATCTATGTGCCGTTTTTCCGGCCAGACCCCCGCCTGCGCGCGCAACTGGGCGTGGGCGACGATGAGGTGCTCGCGGCCATAAGACCACCTGCCACAGAGGCCCACTATCACAACGCTGCAGCCGAGGAGCTCTTTGACGCCGTCATCGACTGCCTCGGCGCACAGCCACAGGTGAAGATGGTGGTGTTGGTGCGCAGCCTCCATCAGGAGGAGGAGCTGAGGCGAGAATGGCCGCATCTTATTGCCGCAGGGCGCATCATCCTGCCGGCCAAGGTGCTGGACGGGCTCAACCTGATTTGGAACGCAGACCTGGTCGTGAGCGGGGGCGGCACGATGAACCGCGAGGCCGCTGCGCTGGGCGTGCCGGTCTACAGCATTTTCCGTGGCCGGATCGGTGCGGTGGACCGCTCCTTAGCCGAACAAGGACGACTGGTGCTCCTTGCCAGTGAGGATGAGGTCAGATCGAAAATCCGGATCGCGCGGCGGGAAATCAAACCCTTGGCGCCAACGGCGCGAAGTCCAGTGCTGGAACTGGTGGTTGAAGAGGTGCTGTCCGTCCTTGCGGAGGGGCACAACGCCGCGCCAGCGAGGAGCGCCCCCTCGGCGGCGCAGCCCCAAGAGCAATCACCAGCCGGTGTGGAGAGAGCAGCATGA
- a CDS encoding Wzz/FepE/Etk N-terminal domain-containing protein — MEMSPVTGSTFTATQEFVAPAIGSSPLLRFLRVLFRRKWLVLGFAAPVIGGVAAVTFLAAPVFRATAKLLVEREIDSEKSVLLGVSVQPDYDRYDWVNAETEIIRSLPVAARAMEKVGPVPVRAAFPSREVGEQRKLESSLIDFQQRLRVENVPKTNVILVSFEANDPAYAAAAANAVVEAYATYRAQLYDQSAAYKFFQEQLRLADSRLRELQEKQANYKQSAAMISPEAQRTILLNRLSDYESRLTEVRTTRIGKEARLQVLKQELAQGRVGIPSIESSDSPSREKHIAKLRGELLDLQMRREQLLTRFTPQYEGVRNLDKQIAATQRQIAEEVEQIIQMETVAIAALRSEEEALQESIASIKRDIQNLAKQEYEFSQLSRGIDDNQQIYSLLLRQREQARISLARMQRGVSARVISSAEPPLRPVRPHKRLNMALGLLLALFGSLTLAFVAEYLDHTVHEPAELEWRTGIPVLGSVREVAGARRGH, encoded by the coding sequence ATGGAAATGAGTCCAGTGACAGGGAGCACATTCACCGCGACGCAAGAGTTCGTTGCACCGGCCATCGGCAGCAGTCCCCTGCTCCGTTTCTTGCGGGTGCTGTTCAGGCGGAAGTGGCTCGTCCTGGGTTTCGCTGCGCCGGTCATCGGCGGCGTGGCGGCTGTCACCTTCTTGGCAGCCCCGGTGTTTCGCGCGACGGCAAAGCTCCTGGTAGAGCGGGAGATCGACTCGGAAAAGTCCGTCCTGTTGGGAGTGAGCGTGCAGCCGGACTATGACCGCTACGACTGGGTGAACGCGGAGACGGAGATCATTCGAAGCCTCCCGGTGGCGGCGCGGGCCATGGAGAAGGTGGGGCCGGTGCCAGTCAGGGCAGCTTTTCCCTCGCGAGAGGTTGGCGAGCAGCGCAAGCTAGAGAGCAGCCTCATCGACTTCCAGCAGAGGTTGCGCGTAGAGAACGTCCCCAAGACCAATGTCATCCTGGTAAGCTTTGAGGCCAATGACCCTGCCTATGCTGCCGCGGCGGCCAATGCGGTGGTGGAGGCGTACGCCACCTATCGCGCACAGCTCTACGACCAATCAGCCGCCTATAAGTTCTTCCAGGAGCAACTCCGCTTGGCCGACAGCCGGCTGCGCGAGCTACAGGAGAAGCAGGCCAACTACAAGCAATCGGCTGCGATGATCTCGCCCGAGGCGCAGCGCACCATTCTCCTAAACCGCCTGTCTGACTATGAGTCCAGACTCACCGAGGTGCGCACCACGCGCATTGGCAAAGAGGCACGCCTGCAGGTGCTCAAGCAGGAGCTGGCGCAAGGGAGGGTAGGCATCCCGTCTATCGAGTCGAGTGACAGCCCAAGCAGAGAAAAGCACATTGCCAAGCTGCGCGGCGAACTCTTGGACTTGCAGATGCGCCGAGAACAGCTTCTCACCCGGTTTACGCCTCAATACGAGGGGGTGAGAAATCTCGACAAGCAGATAGCTGCCACGCAGCGTCAAATCGCTGAAGAGGTTGAGCAGATCATCCAGATGGAGACAGTCGCCATCGCCGCGCTCCGTTCTGAGGAGGAGGCTCTGCAGGAATCGATTGCGAGCATCAAGCGGGACATCCAGAATCTTGCTAAGCAGGAGTACGAGTTTTCGCAACTGAGCCGCGGCATTGACGACAATCAGCAGATTTACTCTCTGCTTCTCCGCCAGCGCGAGCAGGCGCGCATTTCGCTGGCAAGGATGCAGCGGGGGGTGAGCGCGCGGGTGATCAGTTCGGCGGAACCGCCCTTGCGCCCGGTGCGACCCCACAAGCGGCTGAACATGGCCTTGGGTCTGCTCCTGGCGCTTTTTGGCTCGCTGACGCTGGCCTTCGTTGCGGAATATTTGGATCACACGGTGCATGAGCCAGCGGAGTTGGAGTGGCGAACGGGCATCCCTGTGTTGGGCAGCGTGCGCGAGGTAGCGGGTGCGCGGCGGGGGCACTGA
- a CDS encoding N-acetyltransferase has product MKRSLIAESVKLGKDVKIYDFVNLYGCEIGDGTKIGTFVEIQKGAKVGKNCKISSHTFICEGVTIEDNCFIGHGVVFINDRYPRATTADGQMQTEQDWVVVATLVKRGASIGSNATILCGVTIGENAIVGAGSVVTRNVPANTIVAGHPARVLRRINGEEQHNEGTLS; this is encoded by the coding sequence ATGAAGCGCAGCCTGATTGCGGAAAGTGTCAAGCTGGGGAAGGACGTCAAGATCTACGACTTTGTCAACCTCTATGGCTGTGAGATTGGCGATGGCACCAAGATTGGCACCTTTGTGGAAATCCAAAAAGGGGCCAAGGTGGGCAAGAACTGCAAGATTTCCAGTCACACCTTCATCTGCGAGGGGGTGACCATCGAGGACAACTGCTTCATCGGCCATGGCGTGGTGTTCATCAACGACCGCTATCCGCGAGCCACCACCGCTGACGGCCAGATGCAGACAGAGCAGGACTGGGTGGTGGTGGCGACCCTCGTGAAACGGGGCGCCTCCATCGGCTCTAATGCCACCATTCTGTGTGGCGTGACCATCGGGGAGAATGCCATTGTTGGGGCAGGGAGCGTGGTAACGCGCAACGTCCCAGCCAATACTATCGTTGCCGGACATCCGGCGCGAGTACTGCGTCGCATTAACGGAGAGGAGCAACACAATGAAGGTACCCTTTCTTGA
- a CDS encoding Gfo/Idh/MocA family oxidoreductase — translation MLNVSVIGVGYWGPNLVRNFAANPRAKVVSCCDLAQNRLDFIKRSYPAVETTTDYRRIIKDPTTDLVVVCTPVSTHFAIAREALLAGRHVLIEKPMTATSAQAEELVELAERRGLKVFVDHTFIYTGAVRRIKELIDSGELGKVYYFDSVRINLGLFQHDVNVLWDLAPHDVSIMHHLLPSKPESVVATGIDNFGNGLENVAYLTVYYPDHLIAHVHTNWLSPVKIRQTLLAGSKKMVVWDDNQPSEKVRIYDKGVDVIESVDDVYHMLVQYRTGDMYCPKIDSREALAVEVERIIDCLEKGSDGVADGHDGLMVVRILEAAQTSVKARGREVRI, via the coding sequence ATGCTGAATGTGAGTGTGATTGGCGTCGGCTATTGGGGGCCGAATCTCGTGCGCAACTTTGCGGCCAACCCAAGGGCCAAGGTGGTCTCCTGCTGTGACCTGGCGCAGAACAGGCTGGACTTCATTAAGCGCTCCTACCCCGCCGTGGAGACCACCACCGACTATCGGCGCATCATCAAGGATCCCACCACGGACTTGGTCGTGGTGTGCACGCCGGTGTCCACGCACTTTGCCATCGCTCGCGAGGCGCTCCTGGCCGGCAGGCATGTGCTCATCGAGAAGCCGATGACCGCCACCAGTGCCCAGGCCGAGGAGCTCGTGGAACTGGCCGAGCGCAGGGGCCTGAAAGTGTTCGTCGACCACACGTTCATCTACACGGGCGCGGTGCGCAGAATTAAAGAGCTCATCGACAGCGGTGAACTCGGCAAGGTCTACTACTTTGACTCGGTGCGCATCAACCTCGGCCTCTTCCAGCACGATGTCAACGTGCTCTGGGACCTTGCCCCGCACGACGTGTCAATCATGCACCACTTGCTCCCCAGCAAACCTGAGAGCGTGGTAGCTACTGGCATCGACAACTTTGGCAACGGCTTGGAGAACGTTGCCTATCTGACCGTCTATTATCCGGACCACCTCATTGCCCATGTGCACACCAACTGGCTCTCCCCGGTGAAGATCCGGCAGACGCTCCTGGCGGGGAGCAAGAAGATGGTTGTGTGGGACGACAATCAGCCGAGCGAAAAGGTGCGCATCTATGACAAAGGTGTCGATGTGATTGAGAGCGTGGATGATGTCTACCACATGCTGGTCCAATACCGGACCGGGGACATGTACTGCCCGAAGATCGACAGCCGAGAGGCGCTTGCCGTCGAGGTGGAGCGCATCATCGACTGCCTAGAGAAGGGCAGCGATGGCGTGGCCGACGGCCATGACGGGCTCATGGTCGTGCGCATCCTGGAGGCTGCCCAGACATCGGTCAAAGCCAGAGGAAGGGAAGTGAGAATATGA
- a CDS encoding CpsD/CapB family tyrosine-protein kinase has translation MVGLVSPAEATSRQSAQRMGSGARADAVGGSSQLTRVASQRAVSTRQKTTGVLNDLKAVAHVVESVAARTGARIVGLTSALPGEGVSTCAAAISFLLAADGEAGASRGRTGSLVTSSAEAADAVILVDANVGAPFIHRAFALPLSPGLSDGLRQVRSLAELAHRVESSRLLVIPAGSGRGRADLQQLGRALRQVAERVRLVVVDLPAVLGAAEGVSYAMLCDAVILVVRANHTRWEAVVQAQRMLERAGVPILGAILNRRRFDLPSWLYERL, from the coding sequence ATGGTAGGCCTTGTCAGTCCGGCAGAGGCAACCAGCAGGCAATCGGCGCAGCGCATGGGGAGCGGAGCGCGAGCCGATGCCGTGGGGGGGAGCAGCCAGCTGACGCGTGTTGCGTCGCAGCGCGCCGTCAGTACGCGCCAGAAAACTACAGGCGTGCTCAACGACCTCAAGGCGGTTGCCCATGTGGTGGAGTCGGTTGCCGCACGTACCGGTGCACGCATTGTTGGTCTGACCAGCGCTCTGCCGGGAGAAGGGGTGTCCACGTGTGCTGCGGCAATTTCCTTCCTGTTGGCCGCGGACGGCGAAGCGGGCGCGAGCAGGGGACGGACCGGATCCCTTGTCACCAGCTCGGCAGAAGCAGCGGACGCGGTCATCCTGGTGGATGCAAACGTGGGCGCCCCCTTCATCCACCGCGCATTTGCCCTCCCTCTGAGCCCGGGCCTTTCCGACGGGCTGCGGCAGGTTCGATCGCTTGCTGAGTTGGCGCACAGGGTGGAGAGTTCGCGCCTGCTGGTGATCCCTGCCGGCTCTGGACGGGGAAGGGCAGATCTGCAGCAGCTCGGCAGAGCGTTGCGGCAAGTGGCAGAAAGGGTGCGACTGGTGGTCGTCGATCTTCCCGCCGTGCTCGGCGCAGCAGAAGGGGTGAGCTATGCCATGCTGTGCGACGCCGTCATCTTGGTGGTGCGCGCCAACCACACCAGGTGGGAGGCCGTAGTGCAGGCACAGCGGATGTTGGAACGGGCAGGCGTGCCCATCTTGGGCGCGATCCTGAACAGAAGGCGCTTCGACCTGCCCAGCTGGCTCTACGAAAGGTTGTGA
- a CDS encoding O-antigen ligase family protein → MQHRSAGQTISSPSLFAVGLVLWVAIMVLTGTYLRVREIEQATQMDWLVAARLAACVLGGAVGVLLLARGERGGPATVAVAAYVVAAALSALFTPHRTLVLGYWVLLAGGVPLTLGLVAGADERRLLRLERTWLVVMVLLLIKDALIGVLAPQLQEAYGAEGPTRLGMGVTHANALGFGASLAFWLSLVPASGGKRALLWLLRLLLVAIVALSWSRNAMVSLAMGGLVRAWLVQSGRPLEGYHVRWALLAGAGAVVVLVALLLSLNVKGVVDAALAFNRTTSLATVTRLTGRAEIWPLAVQKILADPLTTVFGHGFGASRMVLNDGRDVLGFYAANAHNTVLEVALTTGIVGLLAFVTMVVLFARWLVRYRPLERWAPQGMALRAAVVFTIIMVHSVTESIMGTRLGPVTLLWVFYLAVADRLRHEYVPARG, encoded by the coding sequence ATGCAGCATAGGAGCGCGGGCCAGACAATATCGAGCCCATCACTTTTCGCCGTGGGCCTGGTGCTCTGGGTGGCGATCATGGTGCTGACGGGCACCTACCTGCGCGTGCGGGAGATCGAGCAGGCCACCCAGATGGACTGGCTTGTCGCAGCACGCCTTGCCGCCTGTGTGCTCGGCGGGGCCGTCGGCGTGTTGCTCCTGGCGCGAGGTGAGCGTGGCGGGCCGGCGACAGTCGCCGTGGCGGCCTATGTGGTGGCGGCTGCCTTGTCGGCGCTTTTCACGCCGCACAGGACGTTGGTGCTCGGGTATTGGGTGCTCCTGGCTGGCGGGGTGCCGCTGACGCTGGGACTGGTGGCCGGTGCCGACGAGCGCCGCCTGCTCCGCCTGGAACGGACCTGGCTGGTGGTGATGGTCCTATTGCTCATCAAGGACGCCCTGATCGGAGTGCTTGCCCCTCAGCTGCAGGAGGCCTATGGCGCAGAGGGACCGACGCGTCTGGGCATGGGTGTGACCCATGCCAATGCCCTCGGCTTTGGGGCTTCCTTGGCCTTTTGGCTTTCTTTGGTCCCGGCAAGCGGGGGCAAACGAGCCCTCCTCTGGCTGCTGCGGCTGTTGTTGGTGGCAATCGTGGCGCTGTCCTGGTCGCGCAATGCGATGGTGAGCCTGGCGATGGGCGGGCTGGTACGCGCCTGGTTAGTGCAGAGCGGGCGCCCACTGGAGGGTTACCACGTGCGCTGGGCGCTCCTGGCAGGCGCTGGTGCGGTGGTGGTGCTGGTGGCCCTGCTCCTTTCGCTCAACGTGAAGGGCGTGGTGGATGCGGCTCTGGCTTTCAACCGCACCACTTCTCTCGCAACGGTAACCCGTCTGACTGGCAGAGCGGAGATCTGGCCCTTGGCGGTGCAAAAGATTCTGGCCGACCCATTGACGACGGTGTTCGGCCATGGTTTTGGCGCAAGCCGTATGGTGCTGAACGACGGCAGAGACGTTCTTGGGTTCTACGCGGCCAACGCCCACAACACCGTGTTGGAGGTGGCCCTCACCACCGGCATAGTCGGACTGTTGGCTTTTGTCACCATGGTGGTGCTCTTTGCGCGCTGGCTGGTCCGCTATCGCCCGCTGGAGCGGTGGGCGCCCCAAGGCATGGCGTTGCGTGCGGCCGTGGTCTTCACGATAATCATGGTTCACTCGGTGACCGAATCGATAATGGGAACCCGCTTGGGTCCGGTGACTCTGCTTTGGGTCTTTTACTTGGCGGTGGCCGACCGCCTGCGGCACGAATACGTTCCCGCGCGAGGGTGA